The Methanomicrobiales archaeon HGW-Methanomicrobiales-1 genome includes a region encoding these proteins:
- a CDS encoding transcriptional regulator has protein sequence MQTRIKEFRTRFSLTQDDLAKKVGVRRETIVFLEQGKYNPSLKLAHDVARTLHTTIDELFIFEDEVQGQESGIVLED, from the coding sequence GTGCAGACCAGAATCAAAGAATTCCGGACGCGTTTTTCCCTTACACAGGATGATCTCGCAAAAAAAGTAGGTGTGCGAAGGGAGACAATCGTCTTTTTGGAACAGGGAAAATATAATCCGTCCCTCAAACTCGCCCATGATGTAGCCCGGACCCTGCATACCACGATAGACGAACTCTTCATTTTTGAAGACGAGGTGCAGGGACAGGAAAGCGGGATCGTTCTCGAAGACTAG